From Girardinichthys multiradiatus isolate DD_20200921_A chromosome 3, DD_fGirMul_XY1, whole genome shotgun sequence, the proteins below share one genomic window:
- the rabac1 gene encoding prenylated Rab acceptor protein 1, which translates to MSSAAPKGENCLVDMDSKAGDLFSAENAHPTGTGGTGILAKLWLPKGLSASVAKEWFDQRRLSIRPWASFVDQRKFSKPRNFGELCQRVVKNVEVYNSNYTFIFLGLILYCIISSPMLLIALAVFAGAFYIIHLKSLESKLVLLGKELTVPHQISLAGLVSLPVFWLAGAGAAVFWVFGATLFVIGSHAAFRQLEGSDLDELLMEPV; encoded by the exons ATGTCGTCTGCCGCTCCAAAGGGAGAGAACTGCCTTGTGGACATGGACAGCAAGGCTGGAGATCTGTTTAGTGCTGAAAATGCTCATCCAACAGGCACAGGGGGCACTGGAATACTGGCCAA GCTGTGGCTTCCCAAAGGCCTCTCAGCCAGCGTAGCTAAAGAGTGGTTCGACCAGCGCAGATTGTCCATTCGACCATGGGCCAGTTTTGTAGACCAACGCAAGTTCTCAAAACCTCGAAACTTCGGAGAGCTGTGTCAGAGGGTGGTGAAGAATGTGGAAGTTTACAACAGCAACTACACCTTCATCTTTCTGGGTCTCATTCTCTACTGCAT TATCAGCTCGCCCATGTTGCTGATTGCCTTGGCTGTGTTTGCTGGTGCCTTCTACATAATCCACCTCAAGTCCCTGGAGTCCAAACTGGTCCTTCTTG GCAAAGAGCTAACCGTTCCCCACCAGATAAGTTTAGCCGGACTTGTCTCTCTGCCTGTGTTCTGGTTGGCTGGAGCTGGTGCTGctgtgttttgggtttttg GAGCTACGTTGTTTGTCATTGGCTCACATGCCGCTTTCCGACAGCTGGAGGGATCCGACTTGGACGAGCTCCTCATGGAGCCTGTGTGA